In Primulina huaijiensis isolate GDHJ02 chromosome 16, ASM1229523v2, whole genome shotgun sequence, a single genomic region encodes these proteins:
- the LOC140961294 gene encoding enhancer of rudimentary homolog isoform X2, with protein MSNRHTIILMQTSQHRATRTFMDYDSISQAMDGICGLYERKLKELYPAIRNITYDISDLYNFIDGLADLSALVYDHSVQAYLPYDRQWIKQRTLQHLKKLAQ; from the exons ATG TCGAACAGGCATACCATTATTCTCATGCAAACATCTCAGCATAGAGCAACTCGGACTTTCATGGACTATGACTCCATCAGTCAAGCAATGGATG GGATTTGTGGACTATATGAAAGAAAACTCAAGGAACTGTATCCAGCCATAAGAAACATAACTTATGACATTTCAGATCTTTACAATTTTATTGATGGGCTTGCTGATCTGAGTGCATTAGT CTATGATCACTCAGTTCAGGCTTACCTACCTTATGATCGGCAGTGGATAAAGCAGAGGACATTACAGCACTTAAAGAAGTTGGCTCAATGA
- the LOC140961294 gene encoding enhancer of rudimentary homolog isoform X1: protein MGLDPYWTHPGLKIPIISCTQTLQLNCSTKMSNRHTIILMQTSQHRATRTFMDYDSISQAMDGICGLYERKLKELYPAIRNITYDISDLYNFIDGLADLSALVYDHSVQAYLPYDRQWIKQRTLQHLKKLAQ from the exons ATGGGCCTAGACCCATATTGGACCCACCCAGGCCTTAAAATCCCAATTATTAGCTGCACGCAAACCCTGCAGCTGAATTGTTCCACCAAAATG TCGAACAGGCATACCATTATTCTCATGCAAACATCTCAGCATAGAGCAACTCGGACTTTCATGGACTATGACTCCATCAGTCAAGCAATGGATG GGATTTGTGGACTATATGAAAGAAAACTCAAGGAACTGTATCCAGCCATAAGAAACATAACTTATGACATTTCAGATCTTTACAATTTTATTGATGGGCTTGCTGATCTGAGTGCATTAGT CTATGATCACTCAGTTCAGGCTTACCTACCTTATGATCGGCAGTGGATAAAGCAGAGGACATTACAGCACTTAAAGAAGTTGGCTCAATGA
- the LOC140961957 gene encoding uncharacterized protein, with translation MMKRDSVSASFDQFLGVDNGAVAKLKYQTLVGEFLELQKDFVSRKRKLHASKQKRDTILAEVRFLRRRHIDLLQNQAFNTEDPIHLSDSYIKSKGLKGEINFDGLEAMPENSNRFLLSDSHSGGTKEVRDNEVLGLKPMNSVIHHKTAGKTKISCLIKSR, from the exons ATGATGAAGAGGGATTCTGTCTCTGCTAGTTTTGACCAATTTCTTGGTGTTGATAATGGAGCCGTGGCTAAACTGAAGTATCAAACACTTGTGGGGGAGTTCTTGGAACTGCAAAAG GATTTTGTTTCAAGAAAGCGGAAATTGCATGCTTCAAAGCAAAAGAGAGATACAATTTTGGCCGAAGTTCG atttttgaGGCGAAGACACATTGATTTGTTGCAAAACCAAGCTTTCAACACGGAAGATCCTATCCATCTTTCAGATTCATATATAAAATCCAAAGGATTGAAGGGGGAAATAAATTTTGATGGTCTTGAAGCCATGCCAGAGAACTCTAATCGTTTTCTCCTCTCAGATTCACACAGT GGAGGAACAAAGGAAGTACGAGACAATGAAGTCCTTGGCCTAAAGCCGATGAATAGCGTAATTCACCATAAAACAGCAGGCAAGACGAAGATCTCTTGCCTGATCAAGTCACGTTAA